The region ACGCCGCGCTACGAGCGGGCGCTGGACTACTGGCGGCAGCGGGTCGACAGCCTGGCCTCCGCGCCGGCGCTGCCGTTGGAACGTCAGCCGGAGAGCATCGAGCGGCCCCGGTTCACCCGCTACGACGAGGTGCTGTCCGCCGAGCGGTGGAGCCGGCTGAAGGCGGCGGCCGGCCGGCACGGGGTCACCCCGTCGGTGCTGCTGGTGACCGCGTTCGCACAGGTACTGGCCCGGTGGAGCCGCCAGCCAAGGTTCACGTTGAGCCTGCCACTGTTCAACCGGCTGCCGCTGCACCCCGGCATCAACGCCGTCATCGGCGACTTCACCTCCCTGGTGCTGCTGGAGGTCGAGGTGCCGCCCGGCGTCGACTTCGCGACCCGGGCCCGGACGGTGCAGGAACAACTCTGGCAGGACATCGACCATGCCGCGGTCAGCGGGGTACGGGTGAACCGCGAACTCGCCCGCGCCAGGGGCACCCGGCACGCCGCCGTGCCGATCGTCTTCAACAGCACGCTGAGCGAGTTGGCTCCGGACACCGGCGACGGTGGTCTCGCGTCGGCGTTGCAGGGCGAGGTCGTCCACGGCATCACCCAGACTCCACAGGTGTGGATCGACCACACGGTGCTGGAGGCTGGCGGGCGGCTGCACTACAACTGGGACAGCATCGACGAGTTGTTCCCCACCGGTCTGGTCGCCGAGATGTTCGCGGCGTATCGGACCCTGCTGCGTCGCCTGGAGGTCCCCGAGGCCTGGCGGGGCACGCTGGACGAGCCGGTCGCCCCACCCGCCCCGACGGACCGGCCCGCCACTCGGCCGTTGCTGCACGAACTGTTCGACCGGCAGGCACTGGCGACCCCCACCGCACCCGCGGTGCTGGCCCCGGACCGGCAGCTGGACTACCGGATATTGCGGGTCGAGGCGCGGCGGTTGGCCGGCCGGTTGCAGGAGCATGGCGTAGGCCCGGGGCAGCTCGTCGCGGTACGACTGGACCGTGGCTGGCGTCAGGTCGTCGCCACTCTGGCGATCCTCTACGCCGGTGGCGCCTACCTGCCGGTCGACCCGGAGTGGCCGGCCGAGCGGGTGGCGCGGGTACTGGACCGGGCCGAGGCCACCCTGATCCTGGTGGACTCGGCGCCTGTGGTCGTACCCGGTGGTATCCAGCGACTGGTGGTCGACACGACCACGGGTAAGGCGGACCGCACCGGCGGTGCGGGTGGGTCCGATGGGGCAGGCGGCGCGAGTGGGCCGGTGCTCCGGCCGGTCGCGAGAGCCGACACCGAACTCGCGTACGTGATCTACACGTCCGGCTCCACCGGCACGCCGAAGGGCGTGATGATCGATCATCGCGGTGCGGTCAACACGCTGCTCGACGTCAACGAGCGCTTCGCCGTCGGCCCGGCCGACCGGGTCCTGGCCATCTCCGCGCTCAGCTTCGACCTTTCGGTCTTCGACATCTTCGGCACGCTCGCCGCCGGCGCGGCGGTGGTGACACTCGACCCGGAACTGGCCCGCGATCCGGCCCACTGGCTGGACCTGGCCCACACCCACCGGGTCAGTGTCTGGAACTCGGTACCAGCGTTGGCCGGCATGCTCGCCGACCACGCCGACGGTGGTCACCCGTTGCCACCGTCGCTGCGGTTGGCGATGCTCTCCGGTGACTGGATCCCACTTCCGCTACCCGGGCGGCTGCGGGCGCTGCTGCCCGACCTTCAGGTGCACAGCCTCGGTGGGGCCACCGAGGCGTCGATCTGGTCGATCCACCATCCCGTCGACGAGGTGGATCCGGCCTGGCGCAGCGTCCCGTACGGGCGGGCGTTGACCCACCAGCGGATGTACGTACTGGACGAGGCGCTCCGACCCCGGCCGACCTGGGCCACCGGTGACCTCTACATCGGCGGGGTGGGCCTGGCGCAGGGTTACTGGCGGGACGAGGCGGCGACCACGGCCAGCTTCGTCACCCATCCGGTCACCGGTGAGCGGCTCTACCGCACCGGCGACCTGGGACGGCTGCGGCCCGACGGGACGATCGAGTTCCTCGGCCGCGAGGACGGCCAGGTCAAGGTGCACGGCTATCGGATCGAACTGGGCGAGATCGAGGCGGCGCTGGAGGCCCACCCCGGGATACGCGCCGCAGCGCTGCGGCTGCTGGGGTCGGCCCAGGGCGACAAGCGGCTGGCCGCGTACGTGGTGCCGGAGGGCGTCGCGCTCGACCCCACCGCGCTGGTCGAGCACCTGGAGGACCGACTGCCGGCGTACATGGTGCCGGCGTCGTTCACCATGCTCGACGCGTTGCCGCTGTCGGCCAATGGCAAGGTCGACCGGGGGCAACTGCCCGACCCGAAGCCGTCGGCCATGGTCGCCGTCGAGACGCTGCTGTTCGACGATCCGGCCGAGAACCGCCTGGTGGCGATCGTCACCGAGATCCTCGACCTGGCGGTGGTCGCACCGGACGCCAACCTGCTGCTGCTCGGCGCGACCTCCATCGACATCGTACGAATCGCCAACGCCCTGGCCAGCGAGTTGGGTTTCCGGCCGAAGCTGGCCCGGCTGATGCGTACCCCGACCCTCGCCGACCTGCTCGCCATGTTCCGCGAGTACGCCGCCCAGCGGGCCGTCGTCGCGACCGCCCAGCGGGCCGTCCTCGGGGTGATCGAGGAACCGGCCGCCCGCGCCGAGTTCAAGACGGACCGGCGGGGCCGGCGCGTCCTCACGCCCGACAGCCCACAGGTCACGTTACCCGCACCAGCCGATCCGGCGTTCGAGCAGTGCTACACCGGCTACCGCTCGGTCCGGCGGTTCGACCCGGCCCCGGTACCGGCCGAGGCGCTCGGACTGCTCCTGGCCCCCCTGTCCCAGCGAGCGGTCGACGGCCAGGGGAAATTCCAGTACGGCTCGGCTGGCGGCACCTATTCCGTACAGACCTACCTGTATGTGAAGCCCGGCCGGGTGACCGGAGTGCCGGGCGGGGCCTACTACCACGACCCGGCCACACACCACCTGGTGGCGCTCGGCCACGACCGCGAGCTGCCCTCGGACGCCTACGACTACTTCGTCAACCAGCCGGTCTTCGAGGCGGCGGCGTTCGCGCTGTTCCTGGTGGCGCAGCGGACGGCGATCGAGCCCCTCTATCCAGAGCAGAGTCATACGTTCTGCGCAATCGAGGCGGGTGCGATGGCCCAACTGTTGACGATGGCCGCCCCCGACCACGGCCTCGGCCTCTGCGGAATCGGCTCGCTGGAGGCGACCGAGCTGACTGCCCTGTTCGACCTGGAGACGTCCCACCAGCTGATCTATTCACTGGTCGGTGGCCGTCCCGTCCCGTCCCACGCGAAGGGTGCCGGGACCCACGCCGATCAGCCCGATACCAACCCCACCGACACGATCACGGTCGAGCTCTGAATCTGATGAACGCCTACGAGTTACTCGACACGCTCCACCGGCACTCCGTGCGGCTGGAGGTCAACGGTGACCGGCTGCGCGTCAAGGCGGCACGCGAGGTCCTCACGCCCGAACTGCTGGCCGAACTCAAGCTCCACAAGCAACAGTTGATCGCGATCCTGACCGGTTCGGACACCGACACGATCCCCCGCCGGAGCCGGCCGAGCGCGCCGGTGCCGCTGGCGTTCGCCCAGCGTCAACTGTGGTTCCTCGACCAACTCGCCCCGGGCAACCCGTTCTACAACAACCCGGTCGCATTCGATGTCGTGGGTGCCCTGGACGTGCCCGCGTTGGGCCGGGCCCTGACCGAGGTGGTCCGCCGGCACGAGGCGCTGCGCACCGTCTTCACCGACGTCGACGGTGAGCCCCGCCAGCTGGTACGCCCCGCCGGGCCGGTCGCCCTGCCGGTCACCGACCTCACCGCACTGCCCGGGTCGGAGCGGTTGCACCGGGCCGACGAGGCCGTAGCGGCCGACGCGCGTACCCCGTTCGACCTGGTCACCGGGCCGCTGCTGCGCAGCAGCCTGCTCCGGCTGGCCGAGGACGAACACCGCTGGCTGCTCAACGTGCACCACATGGTGGCCGACGGCTGGTCGATCGGCGTTCTGGTCGGTGAGGTCACCACGCTCTACCGGGCGTACGCGCGGGGTGATGCCAGTCCCCTGGCCGAACTGCCGGTGCAGTACCCCGACTACGCGCTGTGGCAGCGCCAGCATCTGTCCGGCGGCGAACTGGACCGGCAACTCGACTACTGGACCGATGCGCTGGCCGGCGCGCCCGCGCTGCTGGCCCTGCCGACCGACCGGCCCCGGCCGGCGGTGCAGCGGTATCACGGCGACTGCCACACCGTGATGGTGGACGCCGAGATGCTCCAGGGGCTGCGGGCGACCGGCCGGGCCAGCGACGCGACCCTGTTCATGACGCTCATGGCCACCCTGTCGGTGCTGCTGTGGCGCTACAGCGGTCAGGACGACGTCTGTGTCGGCACCCCGTTCGCCAACCGTAACCACCGGGCGGTGGAGGACCTGATCGGCCACTTCATCAACACCGTGGTCATCCGTAACCGACTGGACCCGGACCAGTCCTTCGCGGCGTTGCTGGGCGAGGTACGCCGGCGCCTGCTCGACGCGCACGCCCATCCGGACCTACCGTTCGAGCGCCTGGTGGAGGCACTCAAACCGGAACGGCACACCAGCTACTCACCCCTGTTCCAGGTGATGCTGGTCCTGCAGAACATTCCACGCGGTCGGATCCACCTGCCGGACCTCGAACTGCGGCCGCTGTCGAGCAGCACCGGCGCGGCCAAGTTCGACCTGTCCGTGGAGGTGATGGAACACGCCGACAGGTTGCACGTCACCTTCGAGTACGACACCGATCTCTTCGACCCCGCGACGATCACCCGGATGGCCGACCACTTCGTACGTCTCCTCGGGCAGGTGGCCGCCGACCCGTCGACGCCCGTGGGCGAGCTGCGCCTGCTCGGCCCGGCCGAACGGCAGCGCCAGGTGGTGGAGTGGAACGCCACCACGCGAGCACTCACCGCCCCGACGAACCTGGCCGAACGGATCGCGGCACAGGCCCGGCGGCATCCCGAGCGGCCTGCCGTGGTCTGCGCCGGTGCCCGGATCGACTACGCCACGCTGGACCGTCGAGCGAACCGGCTGGCGCAGGCGCTGACCGGCCGAGGCGTCCGTCCGGATCAGCTTGTTGGTGTGTACGCGCACCCCTCGGTGGAACTGGTCGTCGCCATCCTGGGCATCCTCAAGGCCGGGGCCGCCTATCTGCCACTGGACCCGGCCCTGCCGCCGCGACGGTTGGCCGGGATGGTCACCGACGCCGCACCAGCGCTGGTGCTGGGCGGCGGGGGTGTGACCCCCATCCGGTGCGACGGGGACAGCGCGATGATCGAGGTCGAGGAGGTGGTCCGGATCGAGGACGTCGCCTTGGTCGAGGACGTGACCCTGGTCGAGGACGTGACCCTGGTCGAGGACGTGACCCTGGTCGAGGACGTGACCCTGGTCGAGGACGTGACCCTGGTCGAGGCCGAGGGACGGCGCGACGACGCCCCCGACATCGTCCGGCACCCTGCCGACCTGGCCTACGTCATCTACACGTCGGGCTCGACGGGCCGCCCCAAGGGGGTCGCCGTCACCCACGGCAGCATCGTCAACCTGCTCGACCACTGGGTGGCCCAACTGGGTGCCGCCCCGGGTGAGGCGGCAGCGCTGTGGTCGAGCATCGGCTTCGACGTCTCGGTACAGGAGATCTTCCTGCCGCTGACCACCGGCGGCACGCTGCACCTCGTACCCGAGCCGGTGAGAGGCGATCCGACGGCGTTGATGAGCTGGCTGGGCGAACATCGGATCGTCCAGGCCTACCTACCGCCGGCCTTCATCCGATGGATCGACGAGGAGCCATCGACGCGGTTGGCCGGCCTGGCACTGCGGCAACTGCTGGTCGGGGTCGAACCGCTGCCCGAACAGGGCCTACACCGCATCCAGGAAGTCCTTCCCGGCCTGCGCGTCCTCAACGGGTACGGGCCGACGGAGACCGCCGTCTACAGCACCGCGTACCTCGATCCGCAGCCCCTGGCGCGACAGTGCCCGATCGGGCGGCCGGTGGCCAACACCCGCGTCCACCTGCTCGACGAGCGCCTCGAACCGGTGCCGATCGGCGTGACCGGGGAGATCTACATCGGTGGTGCCGGCGTGGCCCGGGGGTACCTCAATCGGCCGGGTCTGACCGCCGACCGGTTCCTCCCCGATCCGTTCCTGGCCGGCGAACGCGTCTACCGCACCGGTGACCTGGCGCGGTTCCTGCCCGGTGGGGACATCGAGTATCTCGGCCGCCGGGACAACCAGGTCAAGGTGCACGGGTTCCGCATCGAGCTGGGCGAGATCGAGGCGGCGCTGCTCGACCAGTCGGACGTACACGAAGCGGCGGTGCTGGTCGACCGGGACGGGGCCGACGAACCGCAGTTGGTCGCCGGGATCAGCCGGGGTGGTGCCGCGCCGATGCTGGCGAGCGAGTGGCGCGCGGCCCTGTCCCGCCGGCTGCCCGGTTACATGATCCCGGCTCGGTTCGTGGAACTGCCGCAGTTGCCCCGGACTTCCAACGGCAAGCTCGACCAGGCCGAGCTACTACGGCTGGCTCGCGCGAACGCCCCCTGGCAGGTCAACCTGGCCAGCCCGCGGGACCAGATCGAACTGACGCTCTACCAGATCTGGAAGCGGCTGCTGCTGGAGCCCAACATCGGCATCAGCGACCGGTTCTTCGACGTCGGCGGCACGTCGATCTCGGCGATCAAGCTGGCCCACGCCATCGGTGAGGCGTTCGGCGAGACCCTGCCGGTCCACGAGATCATGCTGCACCCGACGATCGAGGCGCTGGGCGGCCGGCTGCGCCGGGGCGCGTCGGGCAAGCCGCCGAGCAATCTGATCGAGTTCCGTCCGGGCGACGGTGGCGGCCGGGTGATCTGCGTCCATCCGGCCGGCGGCACCGCCTTCTGCTACCTGTCACTGGCGAAGGCGCTGCCGGAATCCGTCGGTGTCTACGGCATCCAGTCGCCGGGGGTGAACCCGGGCGAGGAGTTCCTGCCCACGGTGGAGGCCATGGCCGAGGCGTACCTGCGGCAGGTCGCGCCCCTGCTCGACGGGCCGGTCGTCCTCACCGGACTCTCCTACGGGGGTCTGGTGGCGTACGAGATGGGACGCCGGCTGGCGCTCGCCGGCCGGACCGGGTCGAGTGTGCTTCTGCTGGACACCCTCGGTACGGACGATCCGGCCCACCGGGCCGCGATCGATCCGGTGGACATGGCCGAGTTCCGGGACAAGCTGATCAAGTTCAACGGGATGTACCCGGGCATCGACGACCAGCAGATCGTCCAGTACCACCGGATCTACAACCACAACCGGTCGACCATGCGCGAATATCCGACCCTGCCGTCATCCGCCCGGCTGGTCCTGTTGCAGGCCACCGCCGGGCGAACCGGGGAGTTCCTGCGCGAGGTGCGCGGCTTCTGGCAGCGGCGCGGCGACGACTTCCGGCTGGAGTTAGTGCACTGCGACCACTGGGACATCCTGGAGAGCGCGGAGGTGCTGCGGGTGGCCACCCTGCTGCGGGACGAGTTGGATCGGATCCGGGGCGGTGGCCCGCTGACGCCGGTCGTACGGGAGGCGTGATGGCTGGCCTCGCCCACGCGGTGCTCGCGCAGATCCGTCGTACGCCCGAGGCGGTCGCGGTGGTCGACGGTGACCGACAGCTGAGCTACGCCGAGCTGGACGTCGCCAGCGCTGGGGTCGCCCGCTCCCTCCGGCAGCACGGGGTACGCCCCGGGCAGGCGGTCGCGGTCCGGCTGCCCCGCTCCTGGCAGCTGGTCTGTGCCATGTTCGGCCTCCTGCGGTTGGGGGCGACAGTGGTGCCGGTGGACCGGCAGAGCCCGCCCGAGCGTCAACGGCACATGCTGCGGGACTCGGCCGCGGTGGCGCTGGTCCACGGCCCGGAGGAGCCCGGTGACCTGCCCGACGGGGTCCGGGCGCTGCGGGTGGACGCACTGCTGGCCACGGCGGGCGAGTGGGTGTCGGCTCCGCCTGCCCGCTCCGGGAACCCCGCTGGACCCCAGGATGCCGTTGAACCCGAGGATGCCGCCGGCCCGGGGGACGACGGCGAACCTGCGCCGGACGGGTTCCTGTTCTACACCTCGGGGACCACCGGCCAGCCCAAGGGTGTGCAGGTACGCGACGAGGGGATTCTGCGGCTGGCCCGGGCGGGCTACATCGAGCTGACCGAAGCGGCTCGCTACGCCTGTCTGTCCAACCCGGCGTTCGACGCGCTGAGCTTCGAGGTCTGGGTGCCGCTGTCGACCGGCGGCTGCTGCGTGATCCTCGACGAGGAGACCGCCACCACCCCGCGTCTGCTGGCCGACGCGCTGCACCGCAATCTGATCGACACCGTGTTCATCACGGTGGCGCTGTTCAACGCCGTCGTCGACCAGGTGCCGGACTGCTTCGCCGGGGTCGGCCAGGTGCTGGTCGGTGGCGAGCAGCTCAACGCCCGGCTGATCCGGCGGTGGTACCGCGACAACGCGGCCAGCGACACCCGACTCTACAACGTGTACGGGCCCACCGAGGCGACCACCTTCGCGCTGTGCCACCCCATCCCCCGGGACTTCGCGGCGGAGGTGGTGCCGATCGGCCGGGTGCTGCCGGGCACCGAGGCGCTGCCGGTGGTCGACGGCGTCCGCCGCGCCGAGCCGGGCGAGGTGGCCGAGCTGTACCTCGGTGGCGAGGCGGTGGCGGCCGGCTACCGCGGCCTGCCCGAGGAGACCGCCGCCCGCTTCGTCCGGCTGCCCTGGTGGGATGGCTCCGCCGACCGCTACTACCGCACCGGCGACCTGGTCCGGGTCGACGCCACCGGCCGGTTCGAGTACGTCGGGCGGGTCGACCGGCAGGTCAAGGTCCGGGGCTTCCGGATCGAACCGGGCGAGGTGGAGCGGCAGATCGTCACCCACCCGGCGGTACGGCAGGCATACGTGCTCACCCGACCCGACCCGGTGCAGGGCACGAACGAGCTGCTGGCGTACCTGGTGGTCGACCCTGAGTTGTCCTTCGTGGACTTCGATCGGCATGTGGCCGCGACCCTGCCGGCGTACATGCGGCCGCACCGGGTGTACCGGGTCGAGACGCTGCCGCGCAACGCCAACGGCAAGGTGGACTCGGCGGCCCTGCTCGGGCGCGACGACCCGCCCTGGCGAGGTGCCGACGACGGATCCGGTTCAGCCGTCACCGATCGGCAGCGGGAGGTACTCGCGTTGGCCGGCGAGGTGTTGGGCGTGTCGGACCTGCGGCCGGGCGACCGGTGGCTCGCCAGCGGCGGGGACTCACTCAAGGCGCTGCGCCTGCGCTTCGAGATCCACCGGCGCTGGGGTGGCGAGGTACCGCAGCAGGTGGTCCTGCACGGTGACTTCGCCGCGCTGGCCGCCGCGATCGACGGGGCCCGTGGCACAACCGGATCGCCCTATCCGGTGCCGGCCGCCCCGGCCGGTGCCCGGTCGGCTCCGGCCACCTCCGAACAGCAGCGGCTGTGGCTGTTGCAGCAACGGTCACCGGGGTCCGGTGCCTACCACGTGGGGCTGGCCTTCACGCTGCGGGGCCGGGTCGACGCCGACGCGCTGCGGCGGGCACTGCGGAACGCGGTGGTCCGACATCCGGCGTTGCGCACCGCCTTCCGTACCGCCCCGGACGGGTTGCGACAGGTCGTGGCGGAGCCGTACGACCCGTGGATCGAGCCGCCGGCGGTCCCCGACGACGACTGGCGGGCCGAAGCCCGCACCCTGTTCGCCCGTCCGTTCGACCTGGGGCAGCCACGCATGCTGCGGGCCTACTGGCGGGCCCGGCACGACGGTGGGGTGCTGCTGTTGCACCTGCACCACATCGCGGTCGACGGCTGGTCACTCGACGTGCTGTTCCGTACGCTCTCGACCGACTACGCGGCAGCGCTGGCCGGAACCGCGAGCGTGGGTGACGACCCGATGGAGGCGGCCGGGGGTGACGACCCGGCGGCGGTCGCCACGCCGCTCGACTACGCCACCTGGCAGGCCGACTGGTTCAGCCAGCCCGCCTACCTGGCCCAACGCGCCGCACTACGGGCCCACTACGCGGACCTTGACCGGGTCGCGGCACCGCTACGGCCGGTCCGCGCCGACGGCGGGGACCACCTGTTCCACACCTCGATCGACACGGTACGTCGCAGCGCGCTCGACCGGCTCGGTGCCGAGTGGGGGTTGACCCGGTTCCAACTCCTGCTGGGGCTCTTCGGCTGGGCCGTCTACGGCGTGACCGGCCGGGCCCAGCCGCGGGTCGCCAGTCCGGTCGCGAACCGGCCGGTGCGGGCCTTCGAGCACACCGTCGGGATGTTCGCCAACACGGTGCTGCTGCCGTTGGCGCTGGCACCGCGCGAGGAGCTACGCACCCAACTGTTGCGGCAGGCCGATGGCCTACATGCGGTGCTGGACGCGCAGGACGTGGCGTTGGCGCACGTCGTCGACGACCACGACTTCGGCAGCGGTACGGCGTTGTTCGACTTCCTCTTCGTCCTCGACAACACCGACTTCTCCGCGTTGGTGCTGCCCGGCTGCGAGTCCCGACCGGTGTGGCTGCCCCCGACCGAGACCAAGTGCCCGCTCACCCTCTCCGTCGTCCCACACGAGGCCGGGTTCGACTGCCTGTGGGAATACTCCGGCGACCACTTCGACATCGATGACGTGGCCGCGCTGGCCGACCTGTTCCGGCAGGGGCTGGACGCGCTGGCCGACGGCGACAACATGACCCTGGCCGAGCTGGTCCGGTCGTACCGGGGCAGCCTGCCGGAGCCGGGCCGGGCAGATCCGGCCCCGTCGACCTACCCGACGGTGGCCGAGGGCTTCGCCCGGCAGGTACGCACCGACCCCACCGCCGTCGCGCTGGTCGCCGGTGACCGCCGGTTGAGCTACGCCGACCTCGACGGGTATGCCGCGACGCTCGCCGCCGAACTGGCGCAGCGCCACCCGGCCCCGGCCGAGGATGCCGCCGTCGCGCTGTACTTCGAGCCGTCGGTCGAGCACGTGGTGGCGATGCTGGCGCTGGCCCGACTGAACCTGACGATCGTGCCGTTGGACCGGACCTACCCACCGGTGCTGCTGCGCCAGATCCTGGAGCAGGTCGAGCCGCTGTGCGTGCTGCTGTCCCCCGGTGCCGAGACCGCCCTCGACCGGATCGACCAGGGCGCCTACCCTCGACACCCGGTCAGCTTGTCCCGGGGCGGCGGGTCAGTCACCCCGGCGTACGCCGGCCGGCCGCTCTACACGCTGTTCACCTCGGGCTCCACCGGCACACCGAAGGGTGTACGGGTCCACGACGCCCTGCTGTGCAACCTGCTGCAGTGGCAGAGTGGGCCCGGTGGTCTGCCGGGTCGGGCGGTCACCCTGCAGTTCTCCATGCTCTCCTTCGACGTCTCATTCCAGGAGATCTTCGGCACGCTCTGCGGCGGAGGCACGCTACACCTGCTCCGGCCAGGGTGGCGGCAGGACATGCCGGCGCTGCTGGACCAGCTGGACACCGCCGGCATCGAGCGGATCTTCATGCCGTACGTCGCGCTGCAACTGCTGGCGGAGCATGGTGTCCGCCTCGGTCGGCACCCATCCCGGCTGCGCGAGGTGGTCACCGCCGGCGAGCAGCTGGTCTGTACCGACAGCATCCGCCGCTGGTTCGCCGGGCTGCCCGGAGCACGCCTCTTCAACCACTACGGTCCGACCGAGACCCATGTGGTCAGCAGTCTCTGCCTCGACGGTGATCCGGCCACCTGGCCGGAGCGGCCCGCCATCGGCCGGCCGATCGCCAACGTCTCGCTTCGGGTCGTTGACGAGGCCGACGAGGTCGTACCGCCGGGCTGCCCCGGACAACTGCTGATCGGCGGGTCGCTGGTCGCCCCCTGCTACCTGGGCGATGCGGTGCTGAATCGGGACCGGTTCGTGGAACTGTCCGGAGTTGGTTGGTTCTTCCGCAGCGGTGACCAGGCCCGGTTCGACCGCGATGGTCTGCTGCACTACCTGGGTCGCGACGACCAGCAGGTCAAGGTCAGCGGACACCGGCTGGAGCTGGGCCAGGTCGAGGCGGCGATGCTGCGGCACCCGGCGATCGTCAACGCCGTGGTGGTCCGCGACGGCGAGCAGTTGGTCGCATGCCTGGAGTTCCGGGATGAGCCGCCGGCCGTGACCGAGCTGACCGACCATCTCGCCCGCCTCCTGCCCGCCTACGTTCGCGTCGACCGGTTCCGGTCCGTGGCCCAGTTGCCGCGTACCGCCAGTGGCAAACTGGACCGCCGCCGGGCACCGACCGCCCCGGGCGAGGAACTGCGTCCCCACCTCGGCGCGGCCGCGCCGGTCCGGTCACCGCTGGAGGCGCGGCTCTGCACACTGTTCGAGGCAGCGGTCGGAGTGCCCATCGAGCCGGAGCAACGCTTCTTCGACAACGGCGTGGGAAGTCTCGGGTTGATGCGCTTCCACCTGCGTTGTGTCGCCGAAGGGCTGTCACTGACCATTCCCGACCTCTTTGAGCACGTCACCATCCGGCACCTGGCCCGCTTCCTGGCGGGCGCGGTGGCACCGGACGAGCCGGTCCCGGTCGCCCAGGTCACCACCGACGAGCCGATCGCCATCGTCGGCATGGCCGTGCGGCTGCCCGGTGCGAACGACCTGGCCGCCTTCTGGACGATGGTGGAGGCCGGCGAGCGAGGCATCGAGCACTTCGCCGCCGCCGACGGACTGGTCGGTGCCCGCAGTCATCTGGGCGGGCCGCTCGCCTTCGACCCCGAGCACTTCGGTATCAGCCGCTCCGACGCACGGCTGATGGATCCGCAGCAGCGCCACCTGCTGATGAGTTGTGTCGAGGCGCTGGCGCACGCCGGCATCGCCGACCCCGGTGGGCAACGGGTCGGCCTGCTCGCCAGTTGCGGGGAGAACACCTACTTCCAGGCGATGCTGCGGGAGGCTGACCCGGCCAGACTGCCGGACTCCTTCCAGTTGGCGTTACACCACGACAAGGACTTCCTCGCCACGAAGGTGGCCTACCACCTGGGGCTGTCCGGGCCCGCCTTCACCGTCCAGGCGGCCTGCGCGAGTTCGCTGGTGGCGGTCCACGTCGCCGCCGGGTTGCTGCGTCAGGGCGAAAGCGACGTGATGCTGGTCGGCGGGGTCCTGGTGGACACCTCGCTGAGCGACGGCTACCGCTACCGGCCGCAGCACATCTTCTCCCGGGACGGGCACTGCCGGCCGTTCAGCGACGATGCCAGCGGCACCATCGGGGCCAGCGGTGTCGGTGTGGTGGTGCTGAAGCCCCTGCGGCTGGCCCGGCGGGACGGCGACACCATCTACGCCGTGATCACCGGGTCGGGGGTCAACAACGACGGGGCGGAGAAGATCGGCTACTCGGCCCCATCGGTCGCCGGCCAGCGGGAGGTGATCAGCGCCGCGCTACGCCGCAGCGGACACCCGGCCACCGACCTGGCCTACGTCGAGGCGCACGGCACCGGCACCGAACTGGGCGACCCGGTGGAGGTGGCCGCGCTGCGCCAGGCGTTCGACCTGGCCGAGTCCGGTCGTTGCGCCTTGACGTCGGTGAAGAGCCAGATCGGCCACCTCGGTGCGGCGGCCGGGGTGGCCGGCCTGATCCGCGCCGCCATGTCCATACACCACGGGCTGATTCCGCCCAACATCGACTTCCGCCGACTCAACCCACGGCTCGGCCCCGATCCGACGCCCTTCTATGTACCTACCAAGGCTCGGCCCTGGCCCGCTGGGCGACCGAGGGTCGCGGCGGTGAGCAGCTTCGGCATCGGCGGCACCAACGCCCATCTGATCCTCGACGGGGCCGAACCGGCAGACACCGGGCCGACCAGCTCGCCGCCGCCGGTCGTACCCGTGGTGCT is a window of Micromonospora polyrhachis DNA encoding:
- a CDS encoding non-ribosomal peptide synthetase — its product is MNAYELLDTLHRHSVRLEVNGDRLRVKAAREVLTPELLAELKLHKQQLIAILTGSDTDTIPRRSRPSAPVPLAFAQRQLWFLDQLAPGNPFYNNPVAFDVVGALDVPALGRALTEVVRRHEALRTVFTDVDGEPRQLVRPAGPVALPVTDLTALPGSERLHRADEAVAADARTPFDLVTGPLLRSSLLRLAEDEHRWLLNVHHMVADGWSIGVLVGEVTTLYRAYARGDASPLAELPVQYPDYALWQRQHLSGGELDRQLDYWTDALAGAPALLALPTDRPRPAVQRYHGDCHTVMVDAEMLQGLRATGRASDATLFMTLMATLSVLLWRYSGQDDVCVGTPFANRNHRAVEDLIGHFINTVVIRNRLDPDQSFAALLGEVRRRLLDAHAHPDLPFERLVEALKPERHTSYSPLFQVMLVLQNIPRGRIHLPDLELRPLSSSTGAAKFDLSVEVMEHADRLHVTFEYDTDLFDPATITRMADHFVRLLGQVAADPSTPVGELRLLGPAERQRQVVEWNATTRALTAPTNLAERIAAQARRHPERPAVVCAGARIDYATLDRRANRLAQALTGRGVRPDQLVGVYAHPSVELVVAILGILKAGAAYLPLDPALPPRRLAGMVTDAAPALVLGGGGVTPIRCDGDSAMIEVEEVVRIEDVALVEDVTLVEDVTLVEDVTLVEDVTLVEDVTLVEAEGRRDDAPDIVRHPADLAYVIYTSGSTGRPKGVAVTHGSIVNLLDHWVAQLGAAPGEAAALWSSIGFDVSVQEIFLPLTTGGTLHLVPEPVRGDPTALMSWLGEHRIVQAYLPPAFIRWIDEEPSTRLAGLALRQLLVGVEPLPEQGLHRIQEVLPGLRVLNGYGPTETAVYSTAYLDPQPLARQCPIGRPVANTRVHLLDERLEPVPIGVTGEIYIGGAGVARGYLNRPGLTADRFLPDPFLAGERVYRTGDLARFLPGGDIEYLGRRDNQVKVHGFRIELGEIEAALLDQSDVHEAAVLVDRDGADEPQLVAGISRGGAAPMLASEWRAALSRRLPGYMIPARFVELPQLPRTSNGKLDQAELLRLARANAPWQVNLASPRDQIELTLYQIWKRLLLEPNIGISDRFFDVGGTSISAIKLAHAIGEAFGETLPVHEIMLHPTIEALGGRLRRGASGKPPSNLIEFRPGDGGGRVICVHPAGGTAFCYLSLAKALPESVGVYGIQSPGVNPGEEFLPTVEAMAEAYLRQVAPLLDGPVVLTGLSYGGLVAYEMGRRLALAGRTGSSVLLLDTLGTDDPAHRAAIDPVDMAEFRDKLIKFNGMYPGIDDQQIVQYHRIYNHNRSTMREYPTLPSSARLVLLQATAGRTGEFLREVRGFWQRRGDDFRLELVHCDHWDILESAEVLRVATLLRDELDRIRGGGPLTPVVREA